Proteins encoded together in one Deltaproteobacteria bacterium window:
- a CDS encoding acetolactate synthase large subunit, whose product MHTTDTVREAAAARSWKASDLFVRSLEEEGVRFVFGIAGEENLDFLESLRKSGKIRFVVTRHEQAAAFMAATCGRLTGRAGVVLSTLGPGAANLVTGVAYAQLGGMPLVVITGQKPIKKSKQGLFQIVNVIGMMSPLTKASHLVTSAAMVPSLVRRAFKLAEEERPGAVHLELPEDVASETTAGERVLARTVVRRPAPDPKAVDDAARLVERSRRPLILIAAAANRKLVRRQLSELIEGTGIPFFTTQMGKGVISEDSPLWLGTAALTEGDYLHCAIDRADLIISIGHDVTEKPPAIMGHGARKVIHINFYSAVVDDVYCPTIELVGDISHSIYALRRRLRVSPRWDFAYFRKIIDHMRLQIGERADDGSFPVKPQRLVADLRSVVPRDGIVTLDNGVYKIWMARNYPAYERNTVLLDNALATMGAGLPSAIAAKLVHPERAVVALCGDGGFMMNSQEMETAVRLGLDLTVLVVNDNGYGMVKWKQQAMGLENFGLDYTNPDFVRYAESYGARGHRVERTEDLAGILRECMGSGGVHLVECPVDYSENHRVLTEELRAKTCLV is encoded by the coding sequence GTGCATACCACCGATACCGTCAGAGAGGCCGCGGCGGCGCGGAGCTGGAAGGCGAGCGATCTCTTCGTCCGTTCCCTCGAGGAAGAGGGGGTGCGCTTCGTCTTCGGCATCGCCGGCGAGGAGAACCTCGACTTTCTCGAATCGCTGCGCAAGTCGGGGAAGATAAGGTTCGTCGTCACCCGCCACGAGCAGGCGGCGGCCTTCATGGCGGCCACCTGCGGAAGGCTCACGGGACGGGCCGGCGTCGTCCTCTCTACCCTCGGGCCGGGCGCCGCCAATCTCGTCACCGGTGTGGCCTACGCCCAGCTCGGCGGCATGCCGCTGGTGGTCATCACGGGCCAGAAGCCCATAAAGAAGAGCAAGCAGGGGCTCTTCCAGATAGTCAACGTCATAGGCATGATGTCGCCTCTCACCAAGGCGAGCCACCTTGTGACGAGCGCCGCCATGGTGCCCTCGCTCGTGCGCCGGGCCTTCAAGCTCGCCGAGGAGGAGCGTCCCGGCGCCGTCCACCTCGAGCTGCCCGAGGACGTGGCCTCCGAGACCACCGCCGGGGAGAGGGTCCTTGCCCGCACCGTCGTTCGCCGTCCGGCCCCGGACCCCAAGGCCGTGGACGACGCGGCGCGCCTTGTGGAACGCTCGCGCCGCCCCCTCATTCTCATCGCCGCCGCGGCCAACAGAAAGCTCGTGCGACGCCAGCTCTCCGAACTCATCGAAGGTACGGGCATCCCCTTCTTCACCACCCAGATGGGAAAGGGCGTCATAAGCGAGGACAGCCCCCTCTGGCTCGGCACCGCCGCGCTCACCGAGGGCGACTACCTCCACTGCGCAATCGACCGCGCCGACCTCATCATATCCATAGGCCACGACGTGACCGAAAAGCCGCCGGCCATCATGGGCCACGGAGCCCGCAAGGTCATACACATAAACTTCTACTCCGCCGTGGTTGACGACGTGTACTGCCCCACCATCGAGCTCGTGGGCGACATATCCCACTCCATCTACGCGCTGCGAAGACGCCTCAGGGTCTCGCCCCGCTGGGACTTCGCCTACTTCAGGAAGATAATCGATCACATGCGCCTACAGATCGGCGAGCGGGCCGACGACGGCTCCTTTCCCGTAAAGCCCCAGCGCCTCGTGGCCGACCTGCGCTCGGTCGTGCCCCGCGACGGCATCGTGACGCTCGACAACGGCGTCTACAAGATATGGATGGCCCGCAACTACCCGGCATACGAGCGCAACACCGTGCTGCTCGACAACGCCCTCGCCACCATGGGAGCCGGGCTTCCCTCGGCCATCGCCGCCAAGCTCGTCCATCCCGAGCGCGCGGTCGTGGCCCTCTGCGGAGACGGCGGCTTCATGATGAACTCGCAGGAGATGGAGACGGCCGTGCGCCTGGGCCTGGACCTCACGGTGCTCGTTGTTAACGACAACGGCTACGGCATGGTCAAGTGGAAGCAGCAGGCCATGGGCCTTGAAAACTTCGGCCTCGACTACACAAACCCCGACTTCGTGCGCTACGCCGAGAGCTACGGCGCCAGGGGACACCGCGTGGAGAGGACCGAAGACCTCGCCGGCATACTGCGGGAATGCATGGGCTCCGGGGGAGTCCACCTCGTGGAATGCCCCGTCGACTACTCGGAAAACCACAGGGTGCTGACCGAGGAACTGCGGGCCAAGACGTGCCTTGTGTGA
- a CDS encoding Si-specific NAD(P)(+) transhydrogenase: protein MRSYDILVIGSGPGGEKAAVQAAKFGKKVAVIERSPFIGGAGIHTGTLPSKTLREAAIFISGLKQRAVFGHYFLPGRDVTLGELMYKKSEVIRRQMEVIIDHFGRNNIEVVYGEASFVDAHTLAVRRGGGESERLRGEIIVIATGTRPARPPEVPFDSTHIYDSDTILELDRLPASIAVVGGGVIGCEYACIFASLGVKVTLIDKRERLLGFVDAELVTSLLYWMRHMGITVRGGEQVTGITVEGKGRVVTRLASGKIVVTEKLLYTMGRVGNTDRLNLEAVGLEADDRGLLKVDSAYRTAVPNIYAVGDVIGFPSLASTSREQGRIAVCHAVEDHGEACALPSLLPYGIYTIPEISMVGETEQTLTEKGVPYESGTALFQEVARGQIIGDVHGMLKLLFHRETLRLLGVHIVGERASELIHIGQAVMSFGGTVEYFRDVVFNYPTLSDAYKQAALNGLNRLGGKPCHDEG, encoded by the coding sequence ATGCGAAGCTACGACATACTGGTCATAGGGTCCGGTCCCGGTGGAGAGAAGGCGGCGGTTCAGGCCGCCAAGTTCGGCAAGAAGGTGGCCGTCATCGAACGCAGCCCTTTCATAGGGGGGGCCGGCATACACACGGGCACGCTGCCGAGCAAGACGCTGCGCGAGGCGGCCATCTTCATCTCGGGGCTCAAGCAGCGCGCCGTCTTCGGCCACTACTTCCTGCCGGGCCGCGACGTGACCCTCGGCGAGCTCATGTACAAGAAGAGCGAGGTCATAAGGCGGCAGATGGAGGTCATAATCGACCACTTCGGCAGGAATAACATCGAGGTCGTCTACGGCGAGGCCTCCTTCGTCGACGCCCATACGCTCGCCGTGAGACGCGGCGGCGGCGAGAGCGAGCGGCTGCGCGGCGAGATCATCGTCATCGCCACCGGAACCCGGCCGGCCCGTCCTCCCGAGGTCCCCTTCGACAGCACCCATATCTACGACAGCGACACCATACTGGAGCTCGACAGGCTCCCGGCGAGCATAGCCGTCGTGGGCGGCGGCGTCATAGGGTGCGAGTACGCCTGCATATTCGCCTCGCTGGGCGTGAAGGTCACGCTCATAGACAAGCGCGAGCGGCTGCTCGGCTTCGTGGACGCCGAGCTCGTCACCAGCCTCCTGTACTGGATGCGCCACATGGGCATAACCGTCAGGGGCGGCGAGCAGGTCACCGGCATAACGGTCGAGGGGAAAGGGCGGGTCGTGACGCGCCTTGCAAGCGGCAAGATCGTCGTGACCGAGAAGCTGCTCTACACGATGGGACGGGTGGGCAACACCGACAGGCTCAATCTCGAGGCCGTGGGGCTTGAGGCCGACGACAGGGGGCTTCTCAAGGTCGATTCGGCCTACAGGACGGCCGTGCCCAACATCTACGCCGTGGGGGACGTCATCGGGTTTCCGTCGCTCGCCTCCACCTCGCGCGAGCAGGGGAGGATAGCGGTCTGTCACGCCGTCGAGGACCACGGCGAGGCCTGCGCCCTTCCCTCGCTTCTTCCCTACGGCATCTACACCATCCCGGAGATCTCGATGGTCGGCGAGACCGAGCAGACGCTCACGGAAAAGGGCGTGCCCTACGAATCGGGAACCGCCCTCTTCCAGGAGGTGGCCAGGGGCCAGATAATAGGGGACGTGCACGGCATGTTGAAGCTCCTCTTTCACCGCGAGACACTGCGCCTTCTCGGCGTGCACATAGTCGGCGAGCGGGCCTCGGAGCTCATTCACATAGGTCAGGCCGTCATGAGCTTCGGCGGCACGGTGGAGTACTTCAGGGACGTGGTCTTCAACTACCCCACCCTGTCGGACGCCTACAAGCAGGCGGCGCTCAACGGCCTCAACCGCCTGGGAGGAAAGCCCTGCCACGACGAGGGATGA
- a CDS encoding nitrate reductase catalytic subunit, translating into MERERYGVEEEREGITRRSFVRGASACAALTLAGFDPVSGTITGAFADVGYPEGGAASKWYMSVCPYCGVGCGVDVGVKNNRVVAVAGMKDHPVNEGRLCILGKNLVGMLHTDDRLVYPARREGDGFKRLDWDEAAAEVAERIKETVEKHGPDSFAMYVSASEYIEEYYIYNKFVKGCLGTNNLESSARLCWASGVVGLVKAFGADSPPCAYEDVELADLVVLSGYNPSSSKPIFFRRLVRAKKDSGARLIVIDPRRTDTARFADTFLQIRPGTDVLLHNAMAHVLIKEKLIDEAQARRLTDDYDAFSEHVKDFAPERVAAETGLSAGAIRDAARQIGRAERVVFMWGQGLNQSRIGTRKVTTLLNLCFITGNIGRPGAGPLAITGQTSAMGLREVGALPHLLPGFRLVTDGKAREEVARVWGVDPAGMSPNKGKPIPMILEGLESGRIKVLWIIHSNPAATFPDTEWARRALSKADFLIVQDCYHPTETSRYAHMLLPGAQWSEKGGTLTNSERGLNLIEKAVDPPGQARPDLLIVMDVARRMGFGDLFRYRSTEDIFEEYKLLTRGRPCDISGLTYARIAEEKGIQWPVPTAGHKGTRRRFLDRRFPKGKLRLNLHDHEEPAETPGEGYPLHLITGLVATQYHSRTRTGKIVKLDRTLPEPFVEIHPDDAGRYGVADGDLAVVSTRRGSVKARVVVTDGIRRGAIFVPYHFGYLAGRERAVNALTNRSFDEFAKQPEFKAAAARIEKA; encoded by the coding sequence ATGGAGAGAGAAAGATACGGCGTTGAAGAGGAGAGGGAAGGGATCACGCGTCGCAGTTTCGTAAGGGGGGCCTCGGCCTGCGCGGCGCTCACCCTCGCAGGCTTCGACCCGGTGAGCGGCACCATCACCGGCGCCTTCGCCGACGTGGGGTACCCGGAGGGCGGCGCTGCGTCGAAGTGGTACATGTCGGTCTGTCCCTACTGCGGCGTGGGGTGCGGCGTGGACGTGGGCGTGAAGAACAACAGGGTCGTCGCCGTCGCGGGCATGAAGGACCACCCGGTGAACGAGGGCAGGCTCTGCATCCTCGGCAAGAACCTCGTGGGCATGCTCCATACCGACGACAGGCTCGTCTACCCGGCAAGGCGCGAAGGCGACGGCTTCAAGCGCCTCGACTGGGACGAGGCGGCCGCCGAGGTGGCGGAGAGGATAAAGGAGACCGTTGAAAAGCACGGCCCCGACTCCTTCGCCATGTACGTGAGCGCCTCGGAGTATATCGAGGAGTACTACATATACAACAAGTTCGTCAAGGGGTGCCTGGGCACCAACAACCTCGAGTCGAGCGCCAGGCTCTGCTGGGCGAGCGGTGTTGTGGGGCTCGTAAAGGCCTTCGGCGCCGACTCGCCGCCCTGCGCCTACGAGGACGTGGAGCTTGCCGACCTCGTCGTGCTATCGGGCTACAATCCCTCGTCGTCAAAGCCCATCTTCTTCAGGCGGCTGGTGCGGGCGAAGAAGGACTCCGGCGCAAGGCTCATCGTCATCGACCCCAGGCGCACCGACACGGCCCGCTTCGCCGACACCTTCCTCCAGATACGGCCCGGCACGGACGTGCTCCTCCACAACGCCATGGCCCATGTGCTCATAAAGGAGAAGCTCATCGACGAGGCGCAGGCACGACGCCTCACCGACGACTACGACGCCTTCAGCGAACACGTGAAGGACTTCGCGCCCGAGCGCGTGGCGGCCGAGACGGGCCTTTCGGCCGGGGCCATAAGGGACGCGGCCCGGCAGATAGGCAGGGCCGAGAGGGTCGTCTTCATGTGGGGCCAGGGCCTGAACCAGAGCCGCATAGGCACGCGCAAGGTGACGACCCTGCTCAACCTCTGCTTCATTACGGGCAACATCGGCCGGCCCGGGGCCGGCCCTCTTGCCATAACGGGCCAGACGAGCGCCATGGGGCTGCGCGAGGTGGGGGCCCTGCCCCATCTGCTGCCGGGCTTCAGGCTCGTGACCGACGGGAAGGCCAGAGAGGAGGTGGCCCGTGTCTGGGGCGTGGACCCCGCCGGCATGAGCCCCAACAAGGGAAAGCCCATACCCATGATACTGGAGGGCCTCGAGTCGGGCAGGATAAAGGTCCTGTGGATCATCCACTCGAACCCGGCGGCCACATTCCCCGACACGGAGTGGGCGCGCCGGGCGCTCTCGAAGGCCGACTTCCTCATCGTCCAGGACTGCTACCACCCGACCGAGACGTCGCGCTACGCCCACATGCTCCTTCCCGGCGCCCAGTGGTCCGAGAAGGGCGGCACGCTCACCAACTCGGAGCGGGGCCTGAATCTCATCGAGAAGGCCGTGGACCCGCCGGGCCAGGCCCGCCCCGATCTCCTCATAGTCATGGACGTTGCAAGGCGCATGGGTTTCGGGGACCTCTTCCGCTACAGGAGCACCGAGGATATCTTCGAGGAGTACAAGCTTCTGACCAGGGGCCGCCCCTGCGACATAAGCGGCCTTACGTACGCGAGGATAGCCGAGGAGAAGGGCATCCAGTGGCCCGTGCCCACGGCCGGACACAAGGGCACGCGGCGCCGCTTCCTCGACAGGCGCTTTCCCAAGGGCAAGCTGCGCCTCAACCTCCACGACCACGAAGAGCCGGCCGAGACGCCCGGCGAGGGCTACCCGCTCCATCTCATAACGGGGCTCGTGGCCACCCAGTACCACTCGCGCACGAGAACGGGCAAGATCGTGAAACTCGACAGGACGCTGCCCGAGCCCTTCGTCGAGATACATCCCGACGACGCCGGGCGCTACGGCGTGGCCGACGGTGATCTCGCCGTCGTCTCCACCCGCAGGGGCTCGGTCAAGGCGCGGGTCGTCGTCACCGACGGCATACGCCGCGGGGCGATCTTCGTCCCCTACCACTTCGGCTATCTGGCCGGCCGAGAGCGGGCGGTCAACGCGCTCACGAACCGCTCCTTCGACGAGTTCGCCAAGCAGCCGGAGTTCAAGGCCGCGGCTGCGAGGATCGAAAAGGCATAG
- a CDS encoding 4Fe-4S dicluster domain-containing protein produces the protein MLGLLRAFFGGAAEQAALRPPGALDERRLLAACIKCGRCMEVCPYRSIAPAAFGEGPLYGTPLVYPLRRPCYLCMKCPPVCPTGALRPVEREEVSMGLARIIESTCLSYNDTLCNLCYKKCPLKGRAVDLDDELRPFIIDDGCTGCGVCLYVCPTEPRSIAIESGRGL, from the coding sequence GTGCTCGGTCTTCTGAGGGCCTTTTTCGGCGGCGCGGCGGAGCAGGCGGCGCTGCGCCCGCCCGGCGCTCTCGACGAGCGGCGGCTCCTTGCGGCGTGCATAAAGTGCGGCCGGTGCATGGAGGTCTGCCCCTACCGTTCCATAGCGCCGGCCGCCTTCGGCGAGGGCCCGCTCTACGGCACGCCGCTCGTCTATCCGCTCCGGAGGCCCTGTTACCTCTGCATGAAGTGCCCTCCCGTCTGTCCCACCGGCGCGCTCAGACCGGTGGAGAGGGAAGAGGTCTCCATGGGCCTTGCGCGCATCATCGAGAGCACCTGCCTCTCCTACAACGACACGCTCTGCAACCTCTGCTACAAGAAGTGCCCGCTCAAGGGCCGCGCCGTCGACCTCGACGACGAGCTGCGCCCGTTCATAATCGACGACGGCTGCACGGGCTGCGGCGTCTGCCTCTACGTCTGTCCCACCGAGCCGCGCTCCATAGCGATCGAGTCGGGGAGGGGGCTGTGA
- a CDS encoding 4Fe-4S binding protein — protein sequence MPSRLSHRRAQTGGEGRGLHGPCAHHREHLPLLQRHALQPLLQEVPAQGPRRRPRRRAAPVHNRRRLHGLRRLPLRLSHRAALHSDRVGEGAVSGRAGRRRYGPRRRLVQALVVGLLIGVPLLNVVKIDVVQGTLCSIGIRSVEVTCSLGALQVFLASGELYWRLLLPGLFFVALALVLGRVFCGWVCPQHMAGEAGDGVRTLLGRNDGAGPDPPRRYRRARNLYLSILAAGLVSTAVVGVPVICYVCPVGIICRTLFTGTFFGRVGGEIFIVAAIVGFEVVASRRGWCRYICPLGALYSLFPMGASLRVRRDAARCVECGACETDCPMGESPMRGLVRRSCTNCAVCIDTCPEGALHFSSRLVSSARRRLNLERRSRSSQGNPYLP from the coding sequence GTGCCCTCCCGTCTGTCCCACCGGCGCGCTCAGACCGGTGGAGAGGGAAGAGGTCTCCATGGGCCTTGCGCGCATCATCGAGAGCACCTGCCTCTCCTACAACGACACGCTCTGCAACCTCTGCTACAAGAAGTGCCCGCTCAAGGGCCGCGCCGTCGACCTCGACGACGAGCTGCGCCCGTTCATAATCGACGACGGCTGCACGGGCTGCGGCGTCTGCCTCTACGTCTGTCCCACCGAGCCGCGCTCCATAGCGATCGAGTCGGGGAGGGGGCTGTGAGCGGGCGGGCCGGGAGGCGGCGCTACGGGCCGAGGCGGAGGCTCGTCCAGGCGCTCGTCGTCGGGCTTCTCATAGGCGTGCCGCTTCTCAACGTCGTGAAGATCGACGTGGTGCAGGGCACGCTCTGCTCTATCGGCATAAGGTCCGTGGAGGTGACCTGCTCTCTCGGCGCGCTCCAGGTCTTTCTCGCCTCAGGCGAGCTCTACTGGCGGCTCCTCCTGCCGGGCCTCTTCTTCGTGGCCCTCGCCCTCGTGCTGGGCAGGGTCTTTTGCGGCTGGGTCTGTCCCCAGCACATGGCCGGCGAGGCGGGCGACGGGGTAAGGACGCTCCTCGGCCGCAACGACGGCGCCGGACCCGACCCGCCGCGTCGCTACCGGCGCGCAAGAAACCTCTACCTCTCCATCCTCGCCGCCGGTCTCGTCTCCACGGCCGTTGTGGGCGTGCCCGTCATATGCTACGTCTGTCCCGTGGGCATCATATGCAGGACCCTCTTCACGGGCACCTTCTTCGGCCGCGTGGGAGGCGAGATCTTCATCGTCGCCGCCATCGTGGGCTTCGAGGTCGTCGCCTCGCGGCGGGGCTGGTGCCGCTACATCTGTCCGCTCGGCGCCCTCTACAGCCTCTTTCCCATGGGCGCGTCGCTTCGCGTAAGGCGTGATGCGGCCCGATGCGTCGAGTGCGGGGCCTGCGAGACCGACTGCCCCATGGGCGAGTCCCCCATGCGCGGGCTCGTGCGCCGCAGTTGCACGAACTGCGCCGTATGCATCGACACCTGTCCCGAGGGGGCCCTTCACTTCTCGTCCCGCCTTGTTTCCAGTGCGCGCCGCCGCCTCAACCTTGAGCGGCGCTCCCGGTCTTCCCAAGGAAACCCTTATTTACCCTGA
- a CDS encoding CBS domain-containing protein → MIAANIMTRDVKCLTADAPLVEAVRLIKDEKIRQLPIVDGEHRVVGVITPRTMLKAILPGYIAEGILKDVAFAPELPEFIEKMNGLVTKRVGEYMDDKFVKITPETSTMEVAAIFVNEEMRVESIMVVDDGDRLLGIISPWDVFKRLCEYREKNES, encoded by the coding sequence ATGATTGCCGCCAACATAATGACAAGGGACGTAAAGTGCCTCACCGCCGACGCGCCTCTGGTCGAGGCAGTAAGGCTCATAAAGGACGAGAAGATCCGCCAGCTCCCCATCGTGGACGGCGAGCACAGGGTCGTGGGCGTCATAACGCCCCGCACCATGCTCAAGGCCATACTGCCGGGCTACATAGCCGAGGGCATATTGAAGGACGTGGCCTTCGCCCCGGAGCTTCCCGAGTTCATCGAGAAGATGAACGGCCTTGTCACCAAGCGGGTCGGCGAGTACATGGATGACAAGTTCGTGAAGATAACGCCCGAGACGTCGACCATGGAAGTGGCCGCCATCTTCGTGAACGAAGAGATGCGGGTCGAGAGCATAATGGTCGTCGACGACGGCGACAGGCTCCTGGGCATCATCTCCCCCTGGGACGTCTTCAAGAGGCTGTGCGAGTACAGGGAGAAGAACGAGAGCTGA
- the hemW gene encoding radical SAM family heme chaperone HemW, producing MGRLQEAVRVQGEERELREVGLYVHVPFCLSRCPYCDFYSTGAPGPLDRYADAVAAELDLVVGELFPGGGVRLDSVYFGGGTPTLLGPAAASALLSRLKAPFVAAPDLEVSFEANPGSLDPEGLRLLRRAGVTRISLGVQSLDDGLLRTLGRIHDAASALDAFRLARLAGFENISVDLIYGIPGQTLERWVDTLDRAVGLGPDHVSVYGLTIEGDVPFHDLYGPSAPLAAAVPDDDAQAAMFESAFEVLGAAGYERYELSSYALAGRTCRHNLRYWSAGDYIGLGPSAASYVRGAGRWGRRWRNAADLDGYLEALEAGARPPAECEELTKGQAAMEDVFLSLRTSAGLDLEGFRDRYGVALEEGRAARELMGQGWLVRRGERLALADRAAPLANEVLTRLLDVDIL from the coding sequence CTGGGACGTCTTCAAGAGGCTGTGCGAGTACAGGGAGAAGAACGAGAGCTGAGGGAAGTCGGCCTCTACGTACACGTCCCCTTCTGCCTCTCCCGCTGCCCCTACTGCGACTTCTACTCGACGGGCGCCCCCGGCCCCCTCGACCGTTACGCCGACGCCGTGGCCGCCGAGCTCGACCTCGTCGTCGGGGAGCTCTTCCCCGGCGGCGGCGTCCGTCTCGACTCGGTCTACTTCGGCGGCGGCACCCCCACGCTCCTCGGCCCCGCTGCCGCGTCCGCCCTCCTTTCGCGCCTCAAGGCCCCGTTCGTAGCGGCCCCCGACCTGGAGGTGAGCTTCGAGGCCAATCCCGGTTCCCTGGACCCGGAGGGCCTGCGCCTGCTCAGGCGCGCCGGCGTTACGAGGATAAGCTTGGGCGTGCAGTCCCTCGACGACGGGTTGCTCCGCACCCTCGGCAGGATCCACGACGCCGCCTCGGCCCTCGACGCCTTCCGGCTCGCAAGGCTCGCGGGCTTCGAGAACATCTCGGTGGACCTCATCTACGGCATCCCCGGGCAGACCCTCGAGCGGTGGGTCGATACCCTCGACCGTGCCGTCGGGCTCGGTCCCGACCACGTCTCGGTCTACGGCCTCACCATCGAGGGGGACGTCCCTTTCCACGACCTCTACGGCCCCTCGGCCCCCCTCGCTGCGGCCGTGCCCGACGACGACGCCCAGGCGGCCATGTTCGAGAGCGCCTTCGAGGTGCTCGGCGCGGCGGGTTACGAGCGTTACGAGCTCTCCAGCTACGCCCTTGCGGGGCGGACCTGTCGCCACAACCTGCGCTACTGGAGCGCAGGCGACTACATCGGCCTCGGCCCCTCGGCGGCCTCCTACGTGCGCGGCGCCGGCCGCTGGGGGCGGCGGTGGCGCAACGCCGCCGACCTGGACGGCTACCTGGAGGCCCTCGAAGCCGGCGCAAGGCCGCCGGCCGAGTGCGAGGAACTCACGAAGGGCCAGGCCGCCATGGAGGACGTCTTCCTCTCGCTCCGCACATCGGCGGGCCTCGACCTCGAGGGCTTCAGGGACCGCTACGGCGTGGCGCTCGAAGAGGGCCGGGCCGCAAGGGAGCTCATGGGGCAGGGATGGCTCGTCCGCCGGGGGGAGAGACTCGCGCTCGCGGACCGGGCCGCGCCCCTCGCCAACGAGGTCTTGACAAGGCTGCTTGACGTTGATATCTTATAA